Proteins from one Panicum virgatum strain AP13 chromosome 7K, P.virgatum_v5, whole genome shotgun sequence genomic window:
- the LOC120641048 gene encoding uncharacterized protein LOC120641048: protein MKPRSAPRNGRAMQLELAEQVKRQRARCTPITTAMAAPKWAPLLLLGLAKLLSLAALASAKNDQVTGNLVYCADTWYPSCDTPGYCPATCPYTCQMDSDTCKPVCDCHKPGAVCEDPKFIRGDGNTFYFHGRRDRDFCLLSDANLHINGHFIGSHVPGLKRDPTWVQAIAVQFSGHRLYVGVLRTAAWDDDADRLEVVFDGEPVHVPAVANARWEAPAVPALSVTRTKAANGVAVELAGVFRIAANAVPITEEDSRVHNYGLTADDCLAHLDLAFKFHALTSDVHGVLGQTYRSDYVNRLDVSARMPVMSGERDFVASGLFATDCSVARFGRGSGADALAVASDELAGVKCSTGLDGVGVVCKK, encoded by the exons ATGAAACCCCGATCAGCCCCTAGAAATGGGCGCGCCATGCAGCTAGAACTAGCGGAGCAAGTTAAGAGGCAAAGAGCACGCTGCACACCAATAACCACAGCAATGGCGGCCCCGAAATGGGCTCCCTTGCTCCTACTCGGCCTCGCAAAACTCCTATCCCTTGCCGCGCTTGCTTCCGCCAAGAACGACCAAGTCACCGGGAACCTGGTCTACTGCGCGGATACCTGGTACCCCAGCTGCGACACGCCGGGGTACTGCCCGGCGACGTGCCCGTACACATGCCAGATGGACAGCGACACCTGCAAGCCCGTCTGCG ACTGCCACAAGCCAGGCGCGGTGTGCGAGGACCCCAAGTTCATCCGCGGCGACGGCAACACCTTCTACTTCCACGGCCGCCGGGACCGGGACTTCTGCCTGCTCTCCGACGCCAACCTCCACATCAACGGCCACTTCATCGGCAGCCACGTCCCGGGACTCAAGCGGGACCCCACCTGGGTGCAGGCCATCGCCGTGCAGTTCTCGGGCCACCGCCTCTACGTCGGCGTGCTCAGGaccg cCGCGtgggacgacgacgccgaccgCCTCGAGGTCGTCTTCGACGGAGAGCCCGTGCACGTCCCGGCCGTCGCCAACGCCAGGTGGGAGGCGCCCGCCGTGCCGGCCCTGTCCGTGACGCGCACCAAGGCCGCCAACGGCGTcgccgtggagctcgccggcgtgttcAGGATCGCTGCCAACGCGGTGCCCATCACCGAGGAGGACTCCAGGGTCCACAACTACGGGCTCACCGCCGATGACTGCCTCGCGCACCTCGACCTGGCGTTCAAGTTCCACGCGCTCACCAGCGACGTCCACGGCGTGCTGGGGCAGACGTACCGGAGCGACTACGTGAACCGCCTCGACGTGTCGGCCCGGATGCCCGTCATGAGCGGCGAGAGGGACTTCGTCGCGTCCGGCCTGTTCGCCACCGACTGCTCCGTCGCGCGGTTCGGCCGCGGTAGCGGTGCCGATGCGCTT